The following is a genomic window from Candidatus Diapherotrites archaeon.
TCGCAAGAGGAGAATAATTTTAAGGCCTTCTGCGGAGAATTAGCTTTCTTTTAGGGCGTAATTTTTGTACTTGTCTTCTTGGTTTTGTTTTAATTCCAAAACCCTGTTTTTTTAATTTCATGAAAGCATCAAAATTCTCTTCAGCAATTCTGAGCGCCGCCCCAGCATCAGTCGTATTCTTTAAAGCTAATTCAGAAAATATTAGACGTGCCTTATTTGGTTTTACACCCAAAATAAACAAAGCACAGGCCAAGGTTGCAATTTTGGGTTTTTTAATTCCTTTTTTCTTTAACTTCTGTTTTGCCCTGTCAATACAGGCTTTTTCAGAAATAATTTCGGCTTCTTGAGGATTTCGACTATACAAAGGCATTTAATTCTCACTATTTGAATTATGTTTTTCCTTATTATTAAACCTTTTTATTTTGCGTTGAAGTCTTTCAGGAAGTCAATTAAGGCTCTCACTCCAGTTCCTGTCGCGCCCTTGGAAATATAGGTTTTTGCCTTGTCTGGCTCTGAAGCAAAAGCTGTTGCTCCAATGTCCAAGTGCATCCAGTCAGTTTTCTCAACGAAAAAACTGAGGAATGCTGCTCCAAGAATTGTGCCTGCCTCGCCTTTGTAAGAAGAAATGTTTTTTACATCTGCAAGATCGCTTTTCATGAAGTCCTTGTATTCTTGAATCAATGGAAGCATCCAGAATCTTTCTCCAGTCCTTTCACCTGAAGCAATCAGCTTGCAAGCCAATTCTTCATTATTTCCGAGCAATGCAGTAAAGTATCTTCCTAAAGCCACTCTTGCAGAGCCTGTTAAGGTTGCAATATCTATTAGGGCTTTGGGCTTGAAGGTTTCAGCGAAAGCAATCGCGTCAGCCAAAATAAGCCTTCCTTCAGCGTCAGTGTTAAGGATTTCAATTGTCTTTCCATTGAATGCCTTTACTATGTCCCCGGGCTTTGAGGCATTAGGTCCAGGCATGTTCTCTGTTAATGGAAGGAAGCCTAAAATTCTTAATGGAAGCTTTAAATGAGAAGCAGCTTGGATTACAGCGAAAACAATTGCTGCCCCAGACATGTCGTCCTTCATGTCAGTCATGTAATCCTCAGGCTTAATGTTCAGGCCACCTGAATCAAAGGTAATGCCTTTTCCTATGAGGGCAACAGAATTCCTTGCATTGGAATTATAATCCAATACAACAAGAACAGGCTTTTGAGTTGAGCCTTTAGCAACAGAAAGAAAGGCATTCATTCCCTTCTGCTTCAATTCCTTTTCTTTCAAGACCTTGCATTTAACCTTTAATTTTTTTGCTTGAGCAGAAAGCTCTTTAGCCAGTTCCTCTGGGGCCTTGACATTCGAAGGCCTGTTGATGAGAGAGCGAGCGTAATTCACTGCATGACAGGCTGCCTGAGACTCATTCACTGCACTTGAAACCTTGCTTAAATCTTTTTTGTCGCAGAGAACAACAAATTTTTCTATTTTTTTTATTTTGTCCAGTTCCTGTGTCTTGAATTCAATGAACTGGTAAAGAGAAAGAAGGACTCCTTCAGTTACAGCAGAAGCTGCTTCCCCTTCAGGGATTTTCGCCTGAATTGAATTCAAAGCAAAAGAGAAATCATTCAGGCTGTTATTTCTTGCAACAGTTGAAGCAAGAGCCGAAGCCCTTCTTAAGGTTTCAGAATAAAATTCTTCTTTTTTCCCCAATCCAACCAAAATAATTTTTTTTGCCTTGATTCGGCCTAAAGTGGAAATTAGCGCGTGCTGGCCTATCTCTCCATTAAATTCTTTTTTCTGCATAAGTGAAGAAATTTCATTGCTAAGCTTTTCGTCCAATTCTTTTATCTGACCTTCAGGCTTCGCGGCCTCAAAAAATCCTATTGCAAGACCTTCAGTGCTGCATTCAATTAACTCTTTTGCTTCAACCTCAACCCTCATTTCAAAAGACCTCCTAAAATATTAAGTGAATTGAATTTAAATATTATTCTTTTCAAGCACGGCTTGAAATATTTCAATCCACTTTAGCGGAATTGAAATCCTTTAAAATACTGATTACTATTTCCCCGAACCATTCTTCCTGGAGCAATAACACTTTTCCTGCGTTTGCAAGGAAAAGCAAAGGAATGACGGTGTCAACCGTTTCCTCTGGCTTGTTGCCTTGCAGTAGAGAAGAGAAAATTATTAGGCCTGAAGAATCAGCGTTCTGCAGTATTCTGGCATACAATTCATTTATCCTTTCATCCAAGTTCTCCTGCGAGAAAGGAATAATGAATTCAAGGAGCTTCTTCTCCCTTAATTTTATTTCCTTTCTCTTGGAGTGCTCTATGATGGACTGGATGGCTTCAACTAATTCATCCAGTGAAATCTTTCCTTCCCTTAGATTGCGGGGCATTTTTAATTCAGGAATAAATTCCTCGAAGAATTTCTGCATTTCCTTTTTTTGTTCTTCTTCCTCAATGCTGCTCAGCCTCAAAAGTTTTGACTTTGCACGCAAGAGAATTGCAAGAGCAAGGATTGCATTCGCAGGGATCCTGAGGTTGTTCTCCTGCATTGAATTAATCTTCTGTAAGTACCTGTCTGCAAGCATTATTAAGTCCAAGGACCATGGGTCCATGCGCTCTGAATCAATTAAATCCAGTAGAATGCTCTTCCATTCAGGCTCATGGATAAGCAAAAGCATGTCCTCATGGTTCAAGGAATAATTCTTGTGGTTGGAATCAACCAATTCTGCACTGGAATTCATTGCAATAAAAAGAAAGGAGAAAGAATTATATAATCCTTTGCGTTTAAATTAATTAAGTGAACGAAATGGACAACATAAAAAAACTTGAAAGAACAATTGAAACAAATGAAAAAATAATTGAAGTACTTGAAAGGCCTGACATAAGAAAACAGATAAGAAAAGGACAATTCCCTGAAGAACTGAAAGTCTTTCTTCCAATATATGAAAAATATTATAAAAAGTATCATTATGTAACTGCAGTTGCGGGGGGAATATATACAGTCCTTCTAGTTGAGTTAGCATTACATTATTTAGCAAGAAAGACTAAACTTCCCCCAGTTCAAAGAATAGTAACAGATAGTGCTTTGGCTATGGGTGGAGCAAAAATTTCAGGTTATTTACTCAAAAAAATATTGAAAAAATTAGAAGAAAAAAAGGTTAATAAATATAAATTTGTAGAGCAGAAAATAAGAGAATTGAAAATAAAGAATGAAAGAGCAAGAATGCAGCTTGAAAGAATGAAGTTTCACAGGGATCTAAAGCAAAGAAAAAGAATTAATTTAATGGAATTGAAAAGAATTAAAGGCAAAAAAATTCATGCGAGATAAAAAAAGCTGTTTTTGGGCTTGAAAATGATTTGGTCTCCTAAAGAGAAAGATTTATTAATACTGTTTTCTTTTATTTAGCGGTGATTGAATGAAGAGGGTGCCAGTAGGAATTGAAGGACTAGACCAGTTAATTCAAGGCGGAGTGCCTAAAGGTTCTTCCACCTTAATCTCAGGGGGCTCAGGGACAGGAAAAACCATTTTTGCAACTCAATTCCTTTACAATGGGGCAATAAAGTTTGGAGAGCCAGGGCTTTATGTAACATTGGAGACCAATTTGAAGAACATTACCTGGGACATGGAGAACTTCAACTGGGACATTAAAAGACTGCAGGACAAGAACCTGTTTAAAATCTATAAATTGAATTTAGCAGAAAAAGATGTAGAAAATGTAGAGCAGGAAGTAATGGAGGAACTGGACATTATAGCAGAATACGTGGAAAAAATGGGAGCGCAAAGGCTTGTGATAGATTCTACTACCTCTCTTGCAATGTGGATCAAGGGAGCAGCAGCAATGAGGAAAACCTTGTTCGCTTTCTCTGACGGCTTAAAGAAGCTGGACTGCACTACCTTTATGACCTCAGAAACAAAAGCTGACAAGATAAGCTTGAGCGCTTTCGGGGTAGAAGAATTTGTTGTAGATGGAGTAATAGTATTATTCTTGCATCCGCCGCACAGGTCAATCTTCGTAAGGAAAATGAGAGGCACAAACCAGTCAATGAGCCCTCACCCGTTCGAGATAACAGACTCAGGCATTATAGTAAGAGGAAAAGAGGAGATGCCCTGGGAAGGCATCCACCCCTAATTTATTTTTTTATTTTCTTCTTATTACGTACAAAACTACAAATGCAATTACAAACAGATTCAATGCAATTAAAGTTCCAGTGAACCTGCTGCCTGCGCTCAGTCCTACAGAGCCTGTAACAAGGCCTGAAGGGCTTGAAACACTGATGTCCGAAGCAGGAATGCCTCCAGAAACAAATAATTGTAGTACAACAAAGTAGAACAATTGAATTATCACCAAAGCCAATACAAACAATATTCTTTTCATGAAATAATTAGTGCAGGATTATGTTTAAATAATGCATTGCATTTCAATTAAAATGAAGGTGAGGAAGAAAAAATGAGGGTGCTTGTAACTGGAGGGGCAGGATTCATTGGAAGCCATACTGCAGACCTTTTAATTGAAGAAAATTATGATACAGTAATTGCAGACAATTTGAGCACAGGAAGAAAAGAGAATATCAATCCAAAAGCAAAATTCTATAAATCAAACATAACTAATTTCAGGGCATTGAAGAAGGTTTTTGGGAGGGAAAGAATTGATTCTGTAATTCATTTGGCAGCGCAAATAAATGTAAGAAACTCATTAGCAGACCCTTTCTTTGACGCAAAAACCAATATTTTAGGTTCACTGAATGTGCTTGAATGCTGCAGGAAATTCAAAATAAAGAAAATTGTTTACTCCAGTTCAGGAGGAGCAGTATACGGTGAACCAAAAAGAATTCCGGTGAAAGAAAACCATCCAATAAAACCTCTTTCACCTTACGCTGTATCAAAGTACTGCGTTGAACAATACCTGCAGGAATACCATCACAATTACGGATTAGAATTCGCTGTGCTCCGCTACGGCAATGTCTTCGGCCCAAGGCAGGACCCAAGAGGAGAAGCAGGGGTAACAGCAATATTCATTGAAAGAATGCTTGCAAATGAAAGGCCTAAAATTTTTGGTTCAGGCGAACAGACAAGAGACTTTGTTTTCGTGAAAGACGTGGCCAAAGCGAATTTGCTTGCACTGCAAAAGAAGACAAAAAGCAGGACTTACAA
Proteins encoded in this region:
- a CDS encoding segregation/condensation protein A → MNSSAELVDSNHKNYSLNHEDMLLLIHEPEWKSILLDLIDSERMDPWSLDLIMLADRYLQKINSMQENNLRIPANAILALAILLRAKSKLLRLSSIEEEEQKKEMQKFFEEFIPELKMPRNLREGKISLDELVEAIQSIIEHSKRKEIKLREKKLLEFIIPFSQENLDERINELYARILQNADSSGLIIFSSLLQGNKPEETVDTVIPLLFLANAGKVLLLQEEWFGEIVISILKDFNSAKVD
- a CDS encoding ATPase domain-containing protein, producing the protein MKRVPVGIEGLDQLIQGGVPKGSSTLISGGSGTGKTIFATQFLYNGAIKFGEPGLYVTLETNLKNITWDMENFNWDIKRLQDKNLFKIYKLNLAEKDVENVEQEVMEELDIIAEYVEKMGAQRLVIDSTTSLAMWIKGAAAMRKTLFAFSDGLKKLDCTTFMTSETKADKISLSAFGVEEFVVDGVIVLFLHPPHRSIFVRKMRGTNQSMSPHPFEITDSGIIVRGKEEMPWEGIHP
- a CDS encoding leucyl aminopeptidase → MRVEVEAKELIECSTEGLAIGFFEAAKPEGQIKELDEKLSNEISSLMQKKEFNGEIGQHALISTLGRIKAKKIILVGLGKKEEFYSETLRRASALASTVARNNSLNDFSFALNSIQAKIPEGEAASAVTEGVLLSLYQFIEFKTQELDKIKKIEKFVVLCDKKDLSKVSSAVNESQAACHAVNYARSLINRPSNVKAPEELAKELSAQAKKLKVKCKVLKEKELKQKGMNAFLSVAKGSTQKPVLVVLDYNSNARNSVALIGKGITFDSGGLNIKPEDYMTDMKDDMSGAAIVFAVIQAASHLKLPLRILGFLPLTENMPGPNASKPGDIVKAFNGKTIEILNTDAEGRLILADAIAFAETFKPKALIDIATLTGSARVALGRYFTALLGNNEELACKLIASGERTGERFWMLPLIQEYKDFMKSDLADVKNISSYKGEAGTILGAAFLSFFVEKTDWMHLDIGATAFASEPDKAKTYISKGATGTGVRALIDFLKDFNAK
- a CDS encoding NAD-dependent epimerase/dehydratase family protein, which codes for MRVLVTGGAGFIGSHTADLLIEENYDTVIADNLSTGRKENINPKAKFYKSNITNFRALKKVFGRERIDSVIHLAAQINVRNSLADPFFDAKTNILGSLNVLECCRKFKIKKIVYSSSGGAVYGEPKRIPVKENHPIKPLSPYAVSKYCVEQYLQEYHHNYGLEFAVLRYGNVFGPRQDPRGEAGVTAIFIERMLANERPKIFGSGEQTRDFVFVKDVAKANLLALQKKTKSRTYNIGTRKEKSVNEIFRELKKMLKFKGNAVKEKSVPGEIKRIALDCSLAKKELRWKPETPFKKGLKETIEWHRKKNY